TCGCCAGGTTGAGCTTATTCCCGCCCAAGTTATACTTCTTATTACCAAACAATGGCCACACCAGACACGGGATCTACAACGAAAACAGCCATCCAAAATTGTGTATCTACATTATCAACATACAAAGGGGCCTCTAACCATTTCAAATAACCACAATAATTATATGCATACAAAAACTTAGCCATGCAGATCCGACAAACGCTGCtggcaaaacaaaaaacacagcCCTTCACCTAGTCGATCAGGGCATCCTAGGAGTCCATTCGGGTAAAGTCCCTGAGCTTCCACCCCCTTGGGGTCGCATCCTGGGTTGAGGCTCTGTCTGTGAGGGGGCGGCATTATGTTCATTGCTACTACTGGGAAAAAGCCTGAATGCTGGCAATCCACCCGGAAGATTTGATGGCAGACTGGTTGGCGGTAGGGGTGCTTGAGTCGGTTGAGTTGGTTGGAGCATGAATTGGCTAAGTGCAGCAGAGTAAGCCTCGCCTGTGAGGCTTCCTCTCATCCGCCCAGAGGGCCGCCAGTTCTCATCTGTTGGTAATGCAGCTGAGGCATCAGGCCTAGGGGTCGACCATGCTGTCCCCAATATATTCCGCCTCTGCTCGCCGGCTGTTCTAAGCTGCTCAGCAACCATGCCTACAGAAAATGCTGTGCCTGTTCTGGCAGGTCGGAGTTGAACAGGCACTGATGGTGGTGATCTTGACACCTGGACTGTCTGCTGAGCTGCCGCTGCATGTGGAGATTGCCTGTTAGGTACTGAACCCGTGACCTGACTGCCACCACTTCTTTGCTGACGTTGCACGGATTGGACATGAATCGATGGGTGGACAATGTTCCGTGGCTCATTCATGGCTTGAGTTGTTCTCAGGTTCGGAAGGCCACCCACACGTTGGACTGATTGACCCGGAAATGAACTCATTAATGACCTTGAAAACTGAAGATCTCTTTCTGTGACTCCATTAACCGCATCAAACCCTTCCACACTGGGTGTCATGAAAGAGGTAGTTTGAGAACCAGTGGAAGTGGCTCCAGTGGGCATCAATCTTGTATGCTGGGCCAACCTCGGTAACTGATCCTGGGCAGGAAGGGCCTGAACAGCAATCGGATTTCTTGTTAGATGTCTTGGTATTGACGCCAATCTCCCATATTCATTGCTTGCAATCAAACTTCCCAATCTAGATTGCTGTAACTGCAAGTTACTAGGATCAAAATGTTGGTTTTGCAGCAAGGGGATTGGCACTTGTGTTTCCCTGTGAACATCCAAAGTTTCCCGATaaggagaaggagaaacagCGTCAGTTAAAACAGGAGAAGACATAAAACTGAAGGTGCTTCTGGGAAAGCCAACGTTGCTATGAGCATTCAAACTTGTAGTGGGGGGTGCCAAGCCATCTGAGACAGAAGAAGGGGTCAACAACACTCCTGTCCGGAGATTGTCCTCTCTATGTGCAGAAATAATTTGATCTGCCTCAACTGTACTATTGACTCCTGGTGACACAATTTTTTCTGCAgcagaaaatccttgaagatCATCCCAGAGAGGTTTCATGTCTTCAGTTCGGAAATTACTTGGGGAATCATCATCATTATCCTCTCCCATGGTAAGATCCACAGCATCGGCTGCGATACTAGAGAACCTAACAGACTCACACTGCTTGGTATTTTCTTGCCAATTGCTTTGGGTGGCATCATACAGCTGCTCAGCATGGTCAATGCTTTCCACAACAGGCTTCCAAGATCCATCTGGTGAGATAATCACATCAACAACATTCTCTCCCACCTCTCTTAGAATCTGAACAAGGAGCAACAGGTTCAAACAAAAGGGGAAACAGCTAGATAAAAGAAGTGAATCCAAAAATACTTGCCTTGACCATATTCTGATCAATTCGTATGTCTGGGTTGCAGACAGACTGATTACAATGAGGGCACCGCCAGGATGGCCTTCTTGAGTTTATTTCGATGAAGTTTCCATAATCAAAGCACTACATATGCACACTAGAAGTGTCAACATTTTGAGGAAAGAAAAGATGGAATTAACTAAGAATAAATAGTGCACTCATGTCTATGGACCCAAGCTCATACCAGCCAGTCCATATTATGTCATTTGCCACCAACAAGCACAAACTGTCTTTTATGGTGTTTTTCAGCCATTTGAAGCTGACAAAAGTTTGATGCTTAAATAGTTAGAAAATAAAGCAAGTACAAGTGAGCGATAATGGCAATCCAGAAGTAGCTTAGGTTCCAGAGAACCTTCAGAGTGTAGATCTAtacaatatatcatatatatgttacacaacaaaaaatcatttcacCTAGAATgaagtcaaaaaataaattggtgGTTTAACTATTGATTGACCTAAATATCTTGTCGTGAACCAAGACCAATTCAGAGTACTAAAACTCTCACCTGATGATGCTTGCAAAGATGTCCCTTCACAGGAATATTGATTCGTCTGAAGCTGTTTAAAGTAATCAACAGCATAAGAATCCATATAAGCAAAGTGTATACCAAGATTCAAAATCAGTCAGAAACAGTCATGAAATTTTCATCCCATGTCAAAGCCATTGCTAGCTAACTCATCTCTTTGATAGAACATGTTATTGTAAAGGGCCATTATCGGTTAGTTTCCATTTCTCAGGGTTCCAGGAAGGGTGGATTGGCAATGGAcctattaacatttttttcatgaAGTGTATACATGCAGACTCGAACCcgcattttctttcttcacatTCCAAGATAGTGCAGCCATTATATAAATCGGTTTTAATATCTTATACTAAACACTATACAAATTATtctgattaccataggttgtagattctcttgtttttttccCCTGATCTAttgtttgaaggaaaatgtctGGTGAACATACATGGTACAGAAAAGGGCTCAGTTGCTAGtgtcttttatctttttaaattgttttgataagtaacttttattttaccTCCCTTTTGGGAACCAGAACCTCCTACATCCCATCTCTTAACATCTTGCCACTTGGGCCAGGCCTCAAGAGCTAAAGCCACAGTTGTCAGTCATCACTGCACTAGTACATTTATGAACTAACTATTTACTTAATAGGAAAGGAGGACAAACTCAGTGCCTCTTTTTAGCATATAAAATGGGGTTGGCCTACCTTGTGAAAAGAACCCTATTAGGCCCTTTTTCTCTTACAGGCAACAAAAGGTAATTTGACCTTGCAAAATTCCATGACTAAGTATGGTTATTAAAAACTTACATTACACGACACAATACAACAAAACcatacattttttatgaaaatcgaTACATATCACAATTTGTAACTTATTTTAGAGTGTCTTTTATGATACGTGATATAGCAATACAATGATACAATGATACATACATCTTCAactattttccataatttttaagaaaaatcaaatcaattttttatagttaaaagaatttattatgttaattatttaaaatgtactaaaagattgaaaattgatcataaaaagaggaaaaataggtAAAGTAATCTTGTATGAAAAGCTACATTCATGTTATCAAATACTATATTAAAGTTaagtaagtttatttttacaatgaatattGGAAAGTTTTCGTTTGAATGGCTTGAATGTTGACAATGAGAATGACAATAATTAGtggataaaattttttatttaatatattagctttttttattttcttttttggtgggGAAGGAATGATGACGAACCTAAAAGCTGGAACTTTGAAGATAAACATAAcagcacacacacacacacacatatatatatatcaacaacaAAATAAGAGCATATGCCTAGttagaatttggaactaaaTATCATAgctaaaaattgaagtttatttttgtggattatgtgatgaattcatatattaaagccatattttgttaatttgaactTGATAAAACtgtaaaattcaatattttcatatgatatgatattgtTTAACTTTTTAGATCATACTATCTTCCATAAAATTAGTTATATATCACTCTATATTTCATACTTTCAATCAATATACACATctatacatattttttctatcgatttttcactatataaaaaaacttacaaTACAGCACGATACATGACTAAGAGTAAGTTTGAATCTACCGAAAATAAAAGGTGAAAAAACAGTGGCCTAAACAAAGTAACTAAATATATACTGATCcataaaaatgataagaaaaaccTAAGCATAATGTTCATCTACAGAAAGTATCGCAGGACTAGTCATTCTGCTGCCATGCAATGTAAAGAACAGAagcaattcaaaaaaaaaaatccagaataCAACAGCTAATCATCTACAAAAGTAACTAAAGAAATAATGTACCTTATAGGGCAATTTAAAGAGATTCGTGCTTGTCCTTCAATGATCTCTAAGTCTGATATTGGCAATATAAGCAATACAAAGTCTTACCTTTCATTTCAACTTCCAgtacaaaatcaaacatagtaCGGTACACAAACCCACATCAAATGCTAAATAGCACCAAATAtataaactctttttatttttttcatttggcttACCAGAATCTGATGTAACAGCAACAGGCTGAATATACTCTTGTAATTCCGGAATGCCAGAAGTTGATATCACACTCATGAAAGCTATGATAATTACATAATTACCTACAAATTTTGCAAACTCAATGAATCAAAACTTGGAGCAATTTTAAGCAAAGGAGATACACAAAGATTTCAGGCTGAGTTAAGATGTACCATTAAACTGTCCAACAACTTGCAGAAGATTTATTCCATATCTGAGCATTGCAATCACATTAGTTGGCAGCTGTGGTCCATTATCCTGATCCAGACAGGGAATACATGGAAATGGGGACAGAAGTTGATAAATTTTACATTGGAcatcaaacacaaaaaaaaaaaaaaaggactagACAAACCATGGAAACATTAATCCTTCCCCAGACTCCCTTTCCGTTTAACAGAAAGCTGCAGAAGATGAACATAATAGTATCATATTCAGTCTATTCCTTGGAATATCATGAAGAGAGTGAACCATACTTGACTTGAGGTGGAGTCACAATACAAGATGATGTGTCCATATTATCAGTTTGAGCAACAAATAAGCACTGCAtgtgaaatatgtaaaattagaAGATAGCACAGTCAATCCAATAAATCCCAAGTATGTATATAAaacagaatatatatatatatatatatatatatatatatatatatatatatatatatatattggccCCTGCCATCCCTGCCATAGGCCCTAAAGATTTCCATTAAGAAAGATGTTAGGAAAGTCGTTATGAGCTGATAGCCAGTAGATTACACACACATGCGCACGTGAGTGCATGCACACACTCACACACATATGCCATGTCCTCTGTTATGGAGGCAGGCTGCAGAGCATAAGGACCCAATCATATAATATAGCAGTATCAAATATAATGCATGTGGTACATTAGCAAATTGTCTGAcagaaaaaaattgaacaaatcaTTTATGACAAAAGTTAGAAATTTAGACACATTCTAAACATAGTAATACCCAGGACCAGAAGATACAGAGAGGTCATCATTATGAGGAATGGGTACAAAAAATGGGTAGAAAGTATATGTCAAGAGGAACATCCTGGAACCTAGATGGTAagtgttgaaaaataaaaagaaatgagtgTATTTGAGAAGGAAGTGACAGTGGCTCACAAATATATTGCATGATAAGTATCATAAGATTGAAAGGGAgatcaaataaatattcttcTAGGAAGGTTTTCTGTGACTAAACTGCATTACACTTCATAAATAATGGCCAGTTTAACTTCAGGACATCCTTACTATGTGTTTTTGCGCAGGAGACACCATACTCCTTGTGATATGGAAGTCAATCACAAAAGCCCCATATCCAGGCTACAAGACAACCAAAAAAATTTTTAAGACTTCCGGCAATTCAaagagaaaagaggaaaaataaataaatttgatgcaGAAATCTACCTTGACCTCAAGAGAAGCAAGGACATGGCCCATCCTTAATCGTGGATAGTATCTTGAAGCACACAAACAGAATGAGAGAGAATAAAAAGACTTGATAAGTTGTGAAGTAATTGATTCAAAAACTCAGTGATGAAAATATTGCACATTTAATATCTTCAATTGCAACATTTAACTCCTCTTAAGATTGAAACAACAAATCCATCCAATTatatagaacaaaaaataagagaTGAATTAAAATCAGACAACTTAGATTCAGAACATAATCAAATTCATAATCACTAACAAAAGGCCTCTAGAAATGACACTATAATGTTTGAAGATTTCTAATGAGCCTGTTTTGCCCTATAAATCAAAGATTTCATAATCAATGTAAAGTGACATAATATCCCAAAAGGTTGTAAGCAACATTGTACAATCTTATGAGGCTCCCAACCTTGGAACGCAATCTTGCCAGATACCATCAGACTCCACATAACATAATAATCTCAACAATCAAAACTTCGAGAAGCTCTAggataaaaaacatttttataaaagataagCGAAAAACCTTCTAtttccaaaccaaaaaaaaaattgttatagcCCAAAAAAGGACTAATCTTAACTTCCTGACAAGATTTTTTTCCCACCCGTAATATTGCCTGATTTAAACAACTATAACTT
The sequence above is drawn from the Vitis riparia cultivar Riparia Gloire de Montpellier isolate 1030 chromosome 15, EGFV_Vit.rip_1.0, whole genome shotgun sequence genome and encodes:
- the LOC117932385 gene encoding E4 SUMO-protein ligase PIAL2-like isoform X3 yields the protein MNDSSLQAVAMVLMISVKNACKIGWFLDHDATDLLTLAKEIGKIFSTMEDINAEPHYPLPNVPKIMSRYYPRLRMGHVLASLEVKPGYGAFVIDFHITRSMVSPAQKHICLFVAQTDNMDTSSCIVTPPQVNFLLNGKGVWGRINVSMDNGPQLPTNVIAMLRYGINLLQVVGQFNGNYVIIIAFMSVISTSGIPELQEYIQPVAVTSDSDLEIIEGQARISLNCPISFRRINIPVKGHLCKHHQCFDYGNFIEINSRRPSWRCPHCNQSVCNPDIRIDQNMVKILREVGENVVDVIISPDGSWKPVVESIDHAEQLYDATQSNWQENTKQCESVRFSSIAADAVDLTMGEDNDDDSPSNFRTEDMKPLWDDLQGFSAAEKIVSPGVNSTVEADQIISAHREDNLRTGVLLTPSSVSDGLAPPTTSLNAHSNVGFPRSTFSFMSSPVLTDAVSPSPYRETLDVHRETQVPIPLLQNQHFDPSNLQLQQSRLGSLIASNEYGRLASIPRHLTRNPIAVQALPAQDQLPRLAQHTRLMPTGATSTGSQTTSFMTPSVEGFDAVNGVTERDLQFSRSLMSSFPGQSVQRVGGLPNLRTTQAMNEPRNIVHPSIHVQSVQRQQRSGGSQVTGSVPNRQSPHAAAAQQTVQVSRSPPSVPVQLRPARTGTAFSVGMVAEQLRTAGEQRRNILGTAWSTPRPDASAALPTDENWRPSGRMRGSLTGEAYSAALSQFMLQPTQPTQAPLPPTSLPSNLPGGLPAFRLFPSSSNEHNAAPSQTEPQPRMRPQGGGSSGTLPEWTPRMP
- the LOC117932385 gene encoding E4 SUMO-protein ligase PIAL2-like isoform X1, producing MAGMSCTDDGGRGRIRPASRLVATVADLLAMHIQNGHPLDSAEVADLFLSLARGIDYAVANNEIPSRARDLPFLLKQVLRRMNDSSLQAVAMVLMISVKNACKIGWFLDHDATDLLTLAKEIGKIFSTMEDINAEPHYPLPNVPKIMSRYYPRLRMGHVLASLEVKPGYGAFVIDFHITRSMVSPAQKHICLFVAQTDNMDTSSCIVTPPQVNFLLNGKGVWGRINVSMDNGPQLPTNVIAMLRYGINLLQVVGQFNGNYVIIIAFMSVISTSGIPELQEYIQPVAVTSDSDLEIIEGQARISLNCPISFRRINIPVKGHLCKHHQCFDYGNFIEINSRRPSWRCPHCNQSVCNPDIRIDQNMVKILREVGENVVDVIISPDGSWKPVVESIDHAEQLYDATQSNWQENTKQCESVRFSSIAADAVDLTMGEDNDDDSPSNFRTEDMKPLWDDLQGFSAAEKIVSPGVNSTVEADQIISAHREDNLRTGVLLTPSSVSDGLAPPTTSLNAHSNVGFPRSTFSFMSSPVLTDAVSPSPYRETLDVHRETQVPIPLLQNQHFDPSNLQLQQSRLGSLIASNEYGRLASIPRHLTRNPIAVQALPAQDQLPRLAQHTRLMPTGATSTGSQTTSFMTPSVEGFDAVNGVTERDLQFSRSLMSSFPGQSVQRVGGLPNLRTTQAMNEPRNIVHPSIHVQSVQRQQRSGGSQVTGSVPNRQSPHAAAAQQTVQVSRSPPSVPVQLRPARTGTAFSVGMVAEQLRTAGEQRRNILGTAWSTPRPDASAALPTDENWRPSGRMRGSLTGEAYSAALSQFMLQPTQPTQAPLPPTSLPSNLPGGLPAFRLFPSSSNEHNAAPSQTEPQPRMRPQGGGSSGTLPEWTPRMP
- the LOC117932385 gene encoding E4 SUMO-protein ligase PIAL2-like isoform X2; its protein translation is MEIQRAGKRGMFWDLIIVFVYIVWNILYCIVGYYLSSMKNACKIGWFLDHDATDLLTLAKEIGKIFSTMEDINAEPHYPLPNVPKIMSRYYPRLRMGHVLASLEVKPGYGAFVIDFHITRSMVSPAQKHICLFVAQTDNMDTSSCIVTPPQVNFLLNGKGVWGRINVSMDNGPQLPTNVIAMLRYGINLLQVVGQFNGNYVIIIAFMSVISTSGIPELQEYIQPVAVTSDSDLEIIEGQARISLNCPISFRRINIPVKGHLCKHHQCFDYGNFIEINSRRPSWRCPHCNQSVCNPDIRIDQNMVKILREVGENVVDVIISPDGSWKPVVESIDHAEQLYDATQSNWQENTKQCESVRFSSIAADAVDLTMGEDNDDDSPSNFRTEDMKPLWDDLQGFSAAEKIVSPGVNSTVEADQIISAHREDNLRTGVLLTPSSVSDGLAPPTTSLNAHSNVGFPRSTFSFMSSPVLTDAVSPSPYRETLDVHRETQVPIPLLQNQHFDPSNLQLQQSRLGSLIASNEYGRLASIPRHLTRNPIAVQALPAQDQLPRLAQHTRLMPTGATSTGSQTTSFMTPSVEGFDAVNGVTERDLQFSRSLMSSFPGQSVQRVGGLPNLRTTQAMNEPRNIVHPSIHVQSVQRQQRSGGSQVTGSVPNRQSPHAAAAQQTVQVSRSPPSVPVQLRPARTGTAFSVGMVAEQLRTAGEQRRNILGTAWSTPRPDASAALPTDENWRPSGRMRGSLTGEAYSAALSQFMLQPTQPTQAPLPPTSLPSNLPGGLPAFRLFPSSSNEHNAAPSQTEPQPRMRPQGGGSSGTLPEWTPRMP